GATATCGGCCGCGTCGACGAAGCGCTCGATATCAATGGTCCGGGTGCTTTCCAGCCGCACCGCGTCGATCTCGTCCTGGGTGACGACGATGTAGCTGTCCTTCTCGAATTCGTAGCCCTTGACCAGATCCTTGCGCTCCACCGGTCCTTTCTCGGGGTCGGTCGGGATCATCCGGATGCGGTTGTGGGTGTCCTTGTGCAGCAGGTTGAAGTGCACCTCGCCGCTGGCTTGCGTGGCGGTGTAGAGGGCCACCGGACAGGTGACGAGCGACAGGCGCAGGTGGCCTTGCCAGGTGGGGCGGGCTGCCATGGTGGATCTCCGAATGCCGGAGTCCAACGCCCGCCCCGCACTGGGGTTGCCTGCGGCCTAGTAGCTGGCCCGCAGCGTCAGGCTGACCGTGCGGTCCTCGCCCGGCGTGCCGACGATCAGGCCGCTGTTGCCGGACACGATGGTGATGTTCTGGATGTACTCCTCGTCGAAGGCGTTGCGCACCAGGACGAAGGCCTCCCAACCGCTGTCCGACTTGAAGCCGGCCCGCAGGTTGACCAGCTGGTAGGCCGGCAGCCGGGCGTATTTCGACACCGCCGCGTCGGCGTAATAGTCCGACCGGAAGTTGGCGTCGGCGCCCAGGTAGCCCTCGCCGGAGACCTTGCCGAGCGTCAGCGCCTGGCGATACTCGCCACCGAACGCGCCGGCCCACTTCGACACGCCTGGCAGCTCCTTGCCGGACAGGTCGCAGGCCGCCGTCGCGGTGCCGATCCGCTCCAGCGGGCAGGGTCCGTTCTCGAAGCTGTCGTACTTGGCGTCGGTGTAGGCGAGGTTGGCGTAGAAGGTGAAGCCACCGATCGAGCGGGTGGTGGCGTCGACCTCGAACCCGTTCAAGGTCACCTTCTCGGCGTTGGCCAGGTAGCCGCGCAGCGCGCCGGGGCCGGTATCGACGACGTTGGCCTGGAAGTTCTCGACGTCGGTGGCGAACACCGCGGCGTTGAGCACGACCAGGTCATCGAACAGCTGGGTCTTCAGGCCGACTTCATAGGTTGTCACCTCCTCCGGCTTGACCACGGCGCTGACCAGCGACGGCGTGCCGGCCGCCGTGTTCGGGATACCGGCCATGTTGATGCCGCCCGACTTGAAGCCCTGCGACCAGGTTCCATAGAGGTGGACGTCCTCGGTGATGTCGTAGGACACCGCGATCTGGCCGGACCACGACCCGTCGCTGGTGCTGGCGGCATAGGCCTGAGGCCGGGCGATGCCCAGGCGACGGTTGATCAGGGTCGTGTCGGCCGTCACCAGCCCGCCGGAGACGGTGGCGACATAGTCGCCGTCCTTCTCTTCCTTGGTGTAGCGGATGCCGGGCGTGATGCGCAGCCTGTCTGTGATGTTCCAGGTCAGCTGGCCGAACGCCGCGTAGGAAGTGGTGTCGATGCTGCTGTCGTTGAGCACCGTATAGCCGTCCAGCAGGGCCGGCGGCGTCGCCGTGCCCGGCAGCAGCCAGTAGGTGGCGTCGGCACCATATTCCGTCACGCCGGCCGTGGTGATGGTCTGGTCGTAGTAGTAGAGGCCCGCCGTCCAGTCGATCGTGTTCGATGCATTGGAACCCAGCCGGATCTCCAGGCTGTCCTGCTTCTGGTGGCTGGGGTTGGCCGACTGACGGGTGACGTCGAGGGCGGTGTAGTCGCGGTCGTTGCGCGGCTCCCAGTCCCACTCACGGTGGGCGCCGATCACCGTCAGGGTGGCGAAGTCGAAGTCATAGTCGGCGGTCAGGGCATAGCCGCTGAGCCATTGGTCGGCCTGGATCAGGCTATCGACGTCGGCCTTGCGGTCATGGATGTTGCTGCTCGGCGGGGCATAGCCCTTGCCGGCGGCCAGGGCCGGGTACTGCTGATTGGCGGGCTTGAGGGTCGGGCCGTACTTCCAGAACAGCTGGGTGCAGCATTCAGGCTGCTGGCTGGTGTAGTCGGCGGCGAAGCGCAGCAGCAGCTTGTCGGTGGCCTGCCAGTAGATCTGGCCGCGCACGGTCTCGCTCTCGCGGGCGTTCTGGTCCGTCTTCTGGACCACGTTGTAGATGTCGCCGTCGCGATAGGTGGCGACCGCCGACAGCCGCACCGCCAGCACGTCCTTGACGATCGGCGCGGTGACCGAGCCCTTGAACTGGCGATAACTGTAGCTGCCGTAGCTGCCCTCGACCTGGGCCTCGAATTCCCGGGTGTTG
The nucleotide sequence above comes from Caulobacter sp. NIBR1757. Encoded proteins:
- a CDS encoding TonB-dependent receptor, translated to MANHRLLLLTGAAWLMAAPAVFAAEDGPAIAIEADSADGAVDTLIVTARRREESAQDVPIALQVTSGVKLEEAGVNNISQLTQLVPTLQVLSPNGRNTALTIRGLGASYGLANDGLEQGVGIYVDGVYNSRPGSALSDFIDVERVEVLRGPQGTLFGKNTTAGALNIVTRDANTREFEAQVEGSYGSYSYRQFKGSVTAPIVKDVLAVRLSAVATYRDGDIYNVVQKTDQNARESETVRGQIYWQATDKLLLRFAADYTSQQPECCTQLFWKYGPTLKPANQQYPALAAGKGYAPPSSNIHDRKADVDSLIQADQWLSGYALTADYDFDFATLTVIGAHREWDWEPRNDRDYTALDVTRQSANPSHQKQDSLEIRLGSNASNTIDWTAGLYYYDQTITTAGVTEYGADATYWLLPGTATPPALLDGYTVLNDSSIDTTSYAAFGQLTWNITDRLRITPGIRYTKEEKDGDYVATVSGGLVTADTTLINRRLGIARPQAYAASTSDGSWSGQIAVSYDITEDVHLYGTWSQGFKSGGINMAGIPNTAAGTPSLVSAVVKPEEVTTYEVGLKTQLFDDLVVLNAAVFATDVENFQANVVDTGPGALRGYLANAEKVTLNGFEVDATTRSIGGFTFYANLAYTDAKYDSFENGPCPLERIGTATAACDLSGKELPGVSKWAGAFGGEYRQALTLGKVSGEGYLGADANFRSDYYADAAVSKYARLPAYQLVNLRAGFKSDSGWEAFVLVRNAFDEEYIQNITIVSGNSGLIVGTPGEDRTVSLTLRASY